The following are from one region of the Sandaracinus amylolyticus genome:
- a CDS encoding VWA domain-containing protein, whose product MSNRSALVITLLASILAACTTRGTPGREATFVECTNGIDDDQDGLLDCAEATCGAHCEDGPGGADAGLPRDAGPRADARITCNALLDVVFVIDVSTSMREEAERLRTGVESIWNAAHALTSNTQFGLVVFVDDAVAVNGCGAFTSIASLQSELMRWRDFCGTNRSPSSDLQNTDCAENSLDALHLAATTCPWRAGATRVIVHVTDDTFAERPQVLSESVAVEHTYAEVASELVSRELRVGAFAVPGVGEPCGAGSSPDVGRGFHAPFGSMPSLPMQTRGRAYDLRAVRSGTLDMAASITELLADEYCTLF is encoded by the coding sequence CTCCTCGCGTCGATCCTCGCCGCGTGCACGACACGCGGGACACCCGGTCGCGAGGCGACGTTCGTCGAGTGCACGAACGGCATCGACGACGATCAGGACGGGCTGCTCGACTGCGCCGAGGCGACGTGCGGCGCGCACTGCGAGGACGGACCCGGCGGCGCGGACGCGGGCCTGCCGCGCGACGCGGGCCCGCGCGCCGATGCGCGCATCACGTGCAACGCGCTGCTCGACGTCGTGTTCGTGATCGACGTGAGCACCTCGATGCGCGAGGAGGCCGAGCGCCTGCGCACCGGCGTCGAGTCGATCTGGAACGCGGCGCACGCGCTGACGAGCAACACGCAGTTCGGCCTCGTGGTGTTCGTCGACGACGCGGTCGCGGTGAACGGGTGCGGCGCGTTCACGTCGATCGCGAGCCTGCAGAGCGAGCTCATGCGCTGGCGCGACTTCTGCGGGACGAACCGCTCGCCCTCGAGCGATCTGCAGAACACCGACTGCGCGGAGAACTCGCTCGACGCGCTCCACCTCGCCGCCACGACGTGCCCGTGGCGCGCCGGCGCGACGCGGGTGATCGTGCACGTCACCGACGACACGTTCGCGGAGCGACCGCAGGTGCTGAGCGAGAGCGTCGCGGTGGAGCACACGTACGCCGAGGTCGCGAGCGAGCTCGTCTCGCGCGAGCTGCGCGTCGGCGCGTTCGCGGTGCCGGGCGTGGGCGAGCCGTGCGGCGCGGGCTCGAGCCCCGACGTGGGCCGCGGGTTCCACGCGCCCTTCGGATCGATGCCGTCGCTGCCGATGCAGACGCGCGGTCGCGCCTACGACCTGCGCGCGGTGCGGAGCGGCACGCTCGACATGGCCGCGTCGATCACCGAGCTGCTCGCCGACGAGTACTGCACGCTGTTCTGA
- a CDS encoding response regulator: MNGTGEGPARLALVDDDARVLRAMLALLGGLGFEIRSFTSPEAALQFVCDEGVDAVITDLLMPGIDGVELCRRVRSIAGDDAPPFLLHTGDLSSLASADRALFASILQKPCSADQILAALLEISRSRQNSVQYSSASSSVIDAAMSSVPLRTARRS; this comes from the coding sequence ATGAACGGGACTGGGGAGGGACCGGCGCGGCTCGCGCTGGTGGACGACGACGCACGCGTGTTGCGCGCGATGCTCGCGCTGCTCGGGGGGCTGGGCTTCGAGATCCGCAGCTTCACGTCGCCCGAGGCCGCGCTGCAGTTCGTGTGCGACGAGGGCGTCGACGCGGTGATCACGGACCTGCTCATGCCCGGGATCGACGGCGTCGAGCTGTGCCGTCGCGTGCGCTCGATCGCGGGCGACGACGCGCCGCCGTTCCTGCTCCACACCGGCGATCTGAGCTCGCTCGCGAGCGCCGATCGCGCGCTCTTCGCGAGCATCCTGCAGAAGCCCTGCAGCGCGGATCAAATCCTCGCCGCGCTGCTCGAGATCTCGCGCAGCCGTCAGAACAGCGTGCAGTACTCGTCGGCGAGCAGCTCGGTGATCGACGCGGCCATGTCGAGCGTGCCGCTCCGCACCGCGCGCAGGTCGTAG
- a CDS encoding response regulator → MERRELDGLTVLVIDDHLDSLEIAEIVLERAGARVLAAPSAEAGLRFLDTQSIDVLVCDLSMPRVDGFDVVRAVRARKDDKRSLPAIAVSGSGAHDAGRAITAGFDAHATKPIAPEALVAHVRRLADRPAA, encoded by the coding sequence GTGGAACGACGGGAGCTCGACGGTCTGACCGTCCTGGTGATCGACGATCACCTGGACAGCCTCGAGATCGCCGAGATCGTCCTGGAGCGCGCGGGCGCGCGGGTGCTCGCAGCGCCGAGCGCCGAGGCCGGGCTGCGCTTCCTCGATACACAGTCGATCGACGTGCTCGTCTGCGATCTGTCGATGCCACGCGTGGACGGGTTCGACGTCGTGCGCGCGGTGCGCGCGCGCAAGGACGACAAGCGCTCGTTGCCAGCGATCGCGGTGTCGGGCAGCGGCGCGCACGACGCGGGTCGGGCGATCACGGCGGGGTTCGACGCGCACGCGACGAAGCCGATCGCGCCCGAGGCGCTGGTGGCGCACGTTCGTCGGCTGGCGGATCGACCGGCTGCCTGA
- a CDS encoding serine/threonine-protein kinase, with translation MLSKVPPTPVLERRIGDLVKRRYRLSALIGAGGQGAVYRATDLFEGDEVAVKVLHEESERDPVARERLLREAEALMVTRGTAAVQVLDQGFTTDGRLCLVTELLEGCDLEDSLHRIEEQGRSFPASDLVWLFEPLVTTLERAHAAHIVHRDLKPANVFLDERDGHIRVRLMDFGFAKFQRLKRLTLDGFVAGSPSYIAPETWLERTPAPSVDVYALGALMYRTLAGEPPFSGEGLMAVVRAATSAPRPSLHALRPDLPRDVDAWVQQALAISPEERFQTPRAAFFALCTALGLEP, from the coding sequence GTGCTCTCGAAGGTGCCTCCCACGCCCGTCCTCGAGCGCCGCATCGGAGATCTCGTGAAGCGTCGCTATCGCCTGAGCGCGCTGATCGGCGCGGGCGGGCAGGGCGCCGTCTATCGCGCGACCGATCTCTTCGAGGGCGACGAGGTCGCCGTGAAGGTGCTGCACGAGGAGAGCGAGCGAGATCCCGTCGCGCGCGAGCGGCTCCTCCGCGAGGCCGAAGCGCTGATGGTCACGCGCGGGACCGCCGCGGTGCAGGTGCTCGACCAGGGCTTCACCACCGATGGGCGGCTCTGCCTGGTCACCGAGCTGCTCGAGGGCTGCGACCTCGAGGACTCGCTCCACCGCATCGAGGAGCAGGGGCGCTCGTTCCCGGCGAGCGATCTCGTCTGGCTCTTCGAGCCGCTGGTGACGACGCTCGAGCGCGCGCACGCCGCGCACATCGTGCATCGCGATCTGAAGCCGGCGAACGTGTTCCTCGACGAGCGGGACGGACACATCCGCGTGCGGCTGATGGACTTCGGGTTCGCGAAGTTCCAGCGCCTCAAGCGGCTCACGCTCGATGGCTTCGTCGCGGGCTCGCCGAGCTACATCGCGCCCGAGACGTGGCTCGAGCGCACGCCCGCGCCGAGCGTCGACGTCTACGCGCTCGGCGCGCTCATGTACCGCACGCTCGCGGGCGAGCCACCGTTCTCCGGCGAGGGGCTCATGGCCGTCGTGCGCGCCGCGACGAGCGCGCCGCGGCCGAGCCTGCACGCGCTGCGTCCCGATCTCCCGCGCGACGTCGACGCCTGGGTGCAGCAAGCGCTCGCCATCTCGCCCGAGGAGCGGTTCCAGACGCCGCGCGCCGCGTTCTTCGCGCTCTGCACGGCGCTCGGTCTCGAGCCCTGA
- the rdgB gene encoding RdgB/HAM1 family non-canonical purine NTP pyrophosphatase, which produces MTTKLLIATKNHGKLEELRRIFGDLGLELVSADELDLPDVDETGDTFEANAILKAKAQAEASGLMTIADDSGLEVDALDGAPGVISARYAGGGGSEANVRKLLAALADVPDERRTARFRCVLALADPRGALGERVELIEGRCEGRITREPRGTGGFGYDPVFLPEGEDGTMGEISAAAKDAISHRGRACAAMRERLAAYLGARR; this is translated from the coding sequence ATGACCACGAAGCTCCTCATCGCGACGAAGAACCACGGCAAGCTCGAGGAGCTCCGCCGCATCTTCGGCGATCTCGGCCTCGAGCTCGTGTCCGCCGACGAGCTCGATCTCCCCGACGTCGACGAGACCGGCGACACGTTCGAGGCGAACGCGATCCTCAAGGCGAAGGCCCAGGCCGAGGCGTCGGGCCTGATGACGATCGCCGACGACAGCGGGCTCGAGGTCGACGCGCTCGATGGCGCGCCCGGCGTGATCTCCGCGCGCTACGCGGGCGGCGGTGGCTCCGAGGCGAACGTGCGCAAGCTGCTCGCAGCCCTCGCGGACGTGCCCGACGAGCGCCGCACCGCGCGATTCCGCTGTGTGCTCGCCCTCGCCGATCCGCGCGGGGCGCTCGGTGAGCGCGTCGAGCTCATCGAAGGTCGCTGCGAGGGTCGCATCACGCGTGAGCCGAGAGGCACGGGTGGCTTCGGCTACGACCCGGTCTTCCTGCCCGAGGGCGAGGACGGCACGATGGGCGAGATCTCGGCGGCGGCGAAGGACGCGATCAGCCATCGTGGACGCGCGTGTGCGGCGATGCGCGAGCGCCTCGCGGCCTACCTCGGAGCACGTCGATGA
- the rph gene encoding ribonuclease PH codes for MTSRTDGRSADALRPVTIETGVQRNPEGSVLYACGGTRVLIAASVDEGVAGWLRGSGKGWVTAEYAMHPRANPQRQDRDGRKGRIDGRTQEIQRLIGRSLRAAVNLEKLGERTITVDCDVLDADGGTRTASITGGFVALALALDRLRAKGLIGAGVLRGPLAAISAGIVGSTSLLDLAYVEDSKADVDLNVVALGDGGIVEVQGTAEGEPVPRDRWTALVDLAMSSMPSLFATQSEALARAGTSLDKLVR; via the coding sequence ATGACGAGCCGCACCGACGGACGCAGCGCCGACGCGCTCCGGCCCGTGACCATCGAGACCGGCGTGCAGCGCAACCCCGAGGGCTCGGTGCTCTACGCGTGCGGCGGTACGCGCGTGCTGATCGCGGCGTCGGTCGACGAGGGTGTCGCGGGCTGGCTGCGCGGCAGCGGCAAGGGCTGGGTCACCGCGGAGTACGCGATGCATCCGCGCGCGAACCCGCAGCGCCAGGATCGCGATGGGCGCAAGGGTCGCATCGACGGGCGCACCCAGGAGATCCAGCGCCTGATCGGTCGCTCGCTGCGCGCTGCGGTGAACCTCGAGAAGCTCGGCGAGCGCACCATCACCGTCGACTGCGACGTGCTCGATGCCGACGGCGGCACCCGCACCGCATCGATCACCGGTGGATTCGTCGCGCTCGCGCTCGCGCTCGATCGCCTGCGCGCCAAGGGCCTGATCGGCGCGGGCGTGCTGCGCGGCCCGCTCGCCGCGATCAGCGCGGGGATCGTGGGATCGACCTCGCTGCTCGATCTCGCGTACGTCGAGGACAGCAAGGCCGACGTAGACCTCAACGTCGTCGCGCTGGGCGACGGCGGCATCGTCGAGGTGCAGGGCACCGCCGAGGGCGAGCCGGTTCCGCGTGATCGCTGGACCGCGCTGGTCGACCTCGCGATGTCGTCGATGCCCTCGCTCTTCGCGACGCAGAGCGAAGCGCTCGCGCGCGCCGGGACCTCGCTCGACAAGCTCGTGCGATGA
- a CDS encoding sensor histidine kinase, translating to MKRARLTIPTRIFLAFASVLVAFGIVSGTSLVQHQRTSENLRLLHEAYVPLVMRIAEAQANGAVVNNMLEYVLDERESRRTRSWISAARQVGPRRLSQALTAVERVERLEGPEPDRATLASVRETLAQIQQAYERTDSLYGEFFAALDRDDRARAVELHAEIVRREAQIARQLLVTRNRVESRFEETSRSAAEQERRSVIEIAVLALLALLAGLGVTWWSQRLLAPLPKLQSRVVAVARGDLSTRLETGRDDEIGRLAQEFERMVDAIAARDREVRELQRIQERIVASLRSAVVVVDAEGRVRAANQSADPVLGIGRSAIDRPLDDTGLVERLAGLDDAIDRVAIGGEPVALQSATLTGDPPRHVDVRVSPFGTDAIAGRIPVLVVADDVTEELATKARLIQTERLAAMGKMAAHVTHEVRNPLSSIGLNVEVLADELSGAGPEVAAPLRAIQREIDRLTGITEEYLRLARLPAPLLTPEDLGAVATEVARFVERELAAAQCRIEMRVEPDLPLVAADEAQIRQALLNLIRNAREAMPQGGPVTLSVRRSDDRATHERGVEIAIADRGEGIPPERRGRVFDLFFSTKERGTGLGLSLTQQIVVAHRGHIRCEDGAEGGTTFVMWFPEHHAPTTERSAQPAVIDDRA from the coding sequence ATGAAGCGCGCGCGCCTGACGATCCCGACTCGGATCTTCCTCGCCTTCGCGAGCGTGCTGGTCGCGTTCGGGATCGTCTCGGGCACGAGCCTGGTGCAGCACCAGCGCACGTCCGAGAACCTGCGCCTCTTGCACGAGGCCTACGTCCCGCTCGTCATGCGCATCGCCGAGGCGCAGGCGAACGGCGCGGTCGTCAACAACATGCTCGAGTACGTGCTCGACGAGCGCGAGTCGCGACGCACGCGCAGCTGGATCAGCGCGGCGCGTCAGGTCGGGCCGCGCCGTCTCTCGCAAGCGCTCACCGCGGTCGAGCGCGTCGAGCGCCTCGAAGGGCCGGAGCCCGATCGCGCGACGCTCGCATCGGTGCGCGAGACGCTCGCGCAGATCCAGCAGGCCTACGAGCGCACGGACTCGCTCTACGGCGAATTCTTCGCGGCGCTCGATCGCGACGATCGCGCGCGCGCCGTCGAGCTGCATGCCGAGATCGTGCGTCGCGAGGCGCAGATCGCGCGGCAGCTGCTCGTCACGCGCAACCGCGTCGAGTCGCGCTTCGAGGAGACGAGCCGCAGCGCCGCGGAGCAGGAGCGTCGCTCGGTGATCGAGATCGCCGTGCTCGCGCTGCTCGCGCTGCTCGCGGGGCTCGGCGTCACGTGGTGGTCGCAGCGCCTGCTCGCGCCGCTGCCGAAGCTGCAGTCGCGCGTCGTGGCGGTCGCGCGCGGTGATCTCTCGACGCGCCTCGAGACCGGTCGAGACGACGAGATCGGCCGTCTCGCCCAGGAATTCGAGCGCATGGTCGATGCGATCGCGGCGCGCGATCGCGAGGTGCGCGAGCTGCAGCGCATCCAGGAGCGCATCGTCGCGAGCCTGCGATCCGCGGTCGTCGTGGTGGACGCGGAAGGCCGCGTGCGCGCCGCGAACCAGTCCGCCGATCCCGTGCTCGGGATCGGTCGCAGCGCCATCGATCGCCCGCTCGACGACACGGGCCTCGTCGAGCGCCTCGCGGGCCTCGACGATGCGATCGATCGTGTCGCGATCGGAGGCGAGCCGGTCGCGCTCCAGAGCGCGACGCTCACCGGTGATCCACCGCGTCACGTCGACGTGCGGGTGAGCCCGTTCGGCACCGACGCGATCGCGGGGCGCATCCCGGTGCTGGTCGTCGCGGACGACGTCACCGAGGAGCTCGCGACGAAGGCGCGCCTCATCCAGACCGAGCGCCTCGCCGCGATGGGCAAGATGGCCGCGCACGTCACGCACGAGGTGCGCAATCCGCTCTCGAGCATCGGCCTCAACGTCGAGGTGCTCGCGGACGAGCTCTCGGGCGCCGGCCCCGAGGTCGCCGCACCGCTGCGCGCGATCCAGCGCGAGATCGATCGGCTCACCGGGATCACCGAGGAGTACCTGCGCCTCGCGCGCCTGCCCGCGCCGCTGCTCACGCCCGAGGATCTCGGCGCCGTCGCGACCGAGGTCGCGCGCTTCGTCGAGCGCGAGCTCGCCGCCGCGCAGTGCCGCATCGAGATGCGCGTCGAGCCCGATCTCCCGCTCGTCGCCGCTGACGAGGCGCAGATCCGCCAGGCGCTGCTCAACCTGATCCGCAACGCGCGCGAAGCGATGCCCCAGGGCGGTCCGGTCACGCTGAGCGTGCGTCGCAGCGACGATCGCGCGACCCACGAGCGCGGCGTCGAGATCGCGATCGCCGATCGCGGCGAGGGCATCCCGCCCGAGCGGCGCGGCCGCGTGTTCGATCTCTTCTTCTCGACGAAGGAGCGCGGCACCGGGCTCGGTCTCTCGCTCACGCAGCAGATCGTCGTCGCGCACCGCGGGCACATCCGGTGCGAGGACGGAGCAGAGGGCGGCACCACGTTCGTCATGTGGTTCCCCGAGCACCACGCGCCGACGACCGAGCGATCCGCGCAGCCCGCGGTGATCGACGATCGCGCGTGA
- a CDS encoding tetratricopeptide repeat protein produces MRRALSTLVVLFAISLAPAGLAQERPATPLADAVRALDRGEYGSAETALRAISGAEAQVVLARLLLETGRHDEAQRVADGAARTAGVRITARTLAGEAHMARGRLDEAQRALEDVASEPTAHRARVMLGRLLLRRGRESEARTVLMRLVRAYNDGTITSRDGEGLAYVGMAAAMLGSAHDANDAFREAARAARDRVETQLEWATLFLSKFDLGHADECVSDALRVSPNHPRAHLLRARIVLEQSFDFAGAERELSAALAVDPNLVAAHVTRAGMALRDVDIARADAHLDAALAIDPSDLEALSVRAAVRFVESDQRAFDAAVRAVLDHNPRYAELYSIVGDHADWEHRYPDVVELARRALRIDPEDARAHATLGLNLLRMGEEEDGLAALREAWRRDRFDARVFNTLNLWDDVITPHYERFDARPFVLRMHREERPLIESAVTTTLRGAWDDMRRRYRFTPRQPVHIEMFASTQHFSVRTSGLPNAGVQGVCFGQVVTALSPRGGAFDWGQITTHELAHVFHIQLSRNRVPRWFTEGLAEHETVMARPEWRREEDHRLWLALDRLPPVRDLNSAFTHARSAEDVMTAYYASSRLVGYMVGRFGFDRVVAMLRGWGEGRTSADVVQRALGVSIDDLDRDWRVHERTRLAARARDFAVDFGRYLDVEALRARARSAPRDAITHAELAAGLVVHGDAAGATQSAIEAIRIDPHQPIARFVLARASLARRDATEVDTHVADLIASGHDGYEVRLLAAQAALARRDTTAARTALEAAAAIDPERLDAWHGLAQIAESSSDATLRRRALERIVALDQHDRGALAALMQTLHEAGAWDVLLAVAPRVVFVDPENGRGRWLHGEALLHAGRAREALAELDLALAAQVETPGPVHLARGRALVALRRSRDAREALAAAIAADPALAAQAAAVLPP; encoded by the coding sequence ATGCGGCGCGCGCTCTCGACCCTCGTCGTCCTCTTCGCGATCTCTCTCGCGCCGGCCGGCCTGGCCCAGGAACGTCCGGCGACTCCGCTCGCCGACGCGGTGCGCGCCCTCGATCGCGGTGAGTACGGCTCCGCGGAGACCGCGCTGCGCGCGATCTCGGGCGCCGAGGCGCAAGTCGTGCTCGCGCGGCTCTTGCTCGAGACCGGTCGTCACGACGAGGCCCAGCGCGTCGCGGACGGCGCGGCGCGCACGGCCGGCGTGCGCATCACGGCGCGCACCCTCGCGGGCGAGGCGCACATGGCGCGCGGCCGCCTCGACGAAGCGCAGCGCGCGCTCGAGGACGTCGCGAGCGAGCCCACCGCGCATCGCGCCCGCGTGATGCTCGGACGGCTGCTCTTGCGGCGCGGGCGCGAGAGCGAAGCGCGCACGGTGCTGATGCGCCTGGTGCGCGCGTACAACGACGGAACGATCACCTCGCGCGACGGCGAAGGGCTCGCGTACGTCGGCATGGCCGCGGCGATGCTCGGCAGCGCGCACGACGCGAACGACGCGTTCCGCGAGGCCGCGCGCGCTGCGCGCGATCGCGTCGAGACCCAGCTCGAGTGGGCGACGCTCTTCCTCTCGAAATTCGATCTCGGCCACGCCGACGAGTGCGTGAGCGACGCGCTGCGCGTGAGCCCGAACCACCCGCGCGCGCACCTGCTCCGCGCGCGCATCGTGCTCGAGCAGTCGTTCGACTTCGCGGGCGCCGAGCGCGAGCTGAGCGCGGCGCTCGCCGTCGATCCGAACCTCGTCGCGGCTCACGTGACCCGCGCCGGCATGGCGCTGCGCGACGTCGACATCGCGCGCGCCGACGCGCACCTCGACGCTGCGCTCGCGATCGATCCGAGCGATCTCGAGGCGCTCTCGGTGCGCGCCGCGGTGCGTTTCGTCGAGAGCGACCAGCGCGCGTTCGACGCCGCGGTGCGCGCGGTCCTCGATCACAACCCGCGCTACGCCGAGCTCTACAGCATCGTCGGCGATCACGCGGACTGGGAGCATCGTTATCCCGACGTGGTCGAGCTCGCGCGGCGCGCGCTGCGCATCGATCCCGAGGACGCGCGCGCCCACGCCACGCTCGGGCTCAACCTGCTGCGCATGGGCGAGGAAGAAGACGGCCTCGCCGCGCTGCGCGAGGCGTGGCGTCGTGATCGCTTCGATGCGCGCGTCTTCAACACGCTGAACCTCTGGGACGACGTCATCACGCCGCACTACGAGCGCTTCGACGCGCGGCCGTTCGTGCTGCGCATGCACCGCGAGGAGCGCCCGCTGATCGAAAGCGCGGTGACGACCACGCTGCGCGGCGCCTGGGACGACATGCGCCGCCGCTATCGGTTCACGCCGCGACAGCCGGTGCACATCGAGATGTTCGCCAGCACGCAGCACTTCAGCGTGCGCACCTCGGGCCTGCCCAACGCGGGCGTGCAGGGCGTGTGCTTCGGCCAGGTCGTGACCGCGCTGAGCCCGCGCGGCGGTGCGTTCGACTGGGGTCAGATCACCACCCACGAGCTCGCGCACGTCTTCCACATCCAGCTCTCGCGCAACCGGGTGCCGCGCTGGTTCACCGAGGGGCTCGCGGAGCACGAGACAGTGATGGCGCGCCCCGAGTGGCGTCGCGAAGAAGATCATCGCCTCTGGCTCGCGCTCGATCGCCTGCCGCCGGTGCGCGATCTGAACTCCGCGTTCACCCACGCGCGCAGCGCCGAGGACGTGATGACCGCGTACTACGCGAGCTCGCGGCTCGTCGGATACATGGTCGGTCGCTTCGGGTTCGATCGCGTGGTCGCGATGCTGCGCGGCTGGGGCGAGGGACGCACCAGCGCCGACGTGGTGCAGCGCGCGCTCGGCGTGTCGATCGACGATCTCGATCGCGACTGGCGCGTGCACGAGCGCACTCGGCTGGCGGCACGTGCGCGCGACTTCGCCGTCGATTTCGGGCGATATCTCGACGTCGAGGCGCTCCGCGCGCGCGCTCGCAGCGCACCGCGCGATGCGATCACCCACGCCGAGCTCGCCGCCGGGCTCGTCGTCCACGGCGACGCGGCGGGCGCCACGCAGTCGGCGATCGAGGCGATCCGCATCGACCCGCACCAGCCGATCGCGCGGTTCGTGCTCGCGCGCGCCTCGCTCGCGCGACGCGACGCGACCGAGGTCGACACCCACGTCGCCGATCTCATCGCGAGCGGGCACGACGGCTACGAGGTGCGCCTGCTCGCCGCGCAAGCGGCGCTCGCTCGCCGTGACACCACCGCCGCGCGCACCGCGCTCGAGGCCGCCGCGGCGATCGATCCCGAGCGCCTCGATGCGTGGCACGGCCTCGCGCAGATCGCGGAGTCGAGCAGCGACGCGACGCTCCGGAGGCGCGCGCTCGAGCGCATCGTCGCGCTCGATCAGCACGATCGCGGCGCGCTCGCCGCGCTCATGCAGACCCTCCACGAGGCGGGCGCGTGGGACGTGCTGCTCGCGGTCGCGCCGCGCGTCGTGTTCGTCGACCCCGAGAACGGCCGCGGTCGATGGCTCCACGGCGAAGCGCTGCTCCACGCGGGGCGGGCGCGCGAGGCGCTCGCCGAGCTCGATCTCGCGCTCGCCGCGCAGGTCGAGACGCCCGGGCCGGTGCACCTCGCGAGGGGCCGTGCGCTCGTCGCGCTGCGCCGTTCCCGCGACGCGCGCGAGGCGCTCGCCGCGGCGATCGCCGCCGATCCCGCGCTCGCCGCGCAAGCCGCAGCCGTGCTCCCCCCGTGA
- a CDS encoding sugar O-acetyltransferase produces MRSEREKMLAGELYRPTDPELVTMRRRARKMARALYDISPDDPTKRDELLRALLGTVGVTPEIEPPFHCDYGVHIHAGARLYVNANCVFLDCARIDIGDDVMIGPGVHLYTATHPLDAATRISGVEYAKPVRIGHRVWIGGAAVIAPGVTIGDEAVIAAGSVVIRDVPAGAKVGGNPARPLGGGSPIA; encoded by the coding sequence ATGCGCAGCGAACGCGAGAAGATGCTCGCCGGAGAGCTCTACCGGCCGACCGATCCCGAGCTCGTCACGATGCGGCGAAGAGCGCGCAAGATGGCGCGCGCCCTCTACGACATCTCGCCCGACGATCCGACGAAGCGCGACGAGCTCCTGCGCGCCCTCCTCGGGACCGTCGGCGTCACGCCCGAGATCGAGCCGCCCTTCCACTGCGACTACGGCGTCCACATCCACGCCGGAGCGCGCCTCTACGTGAACGCGAACTGCGTGTTCCTCGACTGCGCGCGCATCGACATCGGCGACGACGTGATGATCGGACCGGGCGTCCACCTCTACACGGCGACGCACCCGCTGGATGCGGCGACGCGCATCTCGGGCGTCGAGTACGCGAAGCCGGTTCGCATCGGTCATCGCGTGTGGATCGGCGGTGCCGCAGTGATCGCGCCCGGCGTGACGATCGGGGACGAGGCGGTGATCGCCGCGGGGAGCGTGGTGATCCGAGACGTGCCCGCAGGCGCGAAGGTGGGCGGCAATCCCGCGCGACCGCTGGGTGGAGGCTCACCGATCGCGTAG
- a CDS encoding 6-phosphofructokinase: protein MRIGILTSGGDAPGMNMAVRAATLIAAQRGIEVVGIERGYEGLLDRSWRALTRKAEGGLAPTHEVDVSGHLGGSILGSARCKAFYGAEGRARAAEALRELDGLVVIGGNGSLTGAHALATEHGAKVIGIPASIDNDIGCTASAIGVDSALNTIVDACDRISDTARAHRRAFVVEVMGRQSGYLCMASAIAAGADAALFREDGRDEDAIVASVADLIRRSFEGNRGKQRVLVIKAEGVEVPCTRLVRRLTETLEPELGEVSIRATVLGHLVRGGNPTFLDRMIASRFALGAIDALASGATDEMVAWQSPLPGGIATPDRSVTRWPLAAVLEETEKLLDGRSPVTQQRVAMMQRVSGVLSI from the coding sequence ATGCGCATCGGCATCCTCACGTCGGGCGGCGACGCGCCCGGGATGAACATGGCGGTGCGCGCCGCGACGTTGATCGCGGCGCAGCGCGGCATCGAGGTCGTGGGGATCGAGCGCGGCTACGAAGGGCTGCTCGATCGCAGCTGGCGCGCGCTCACGCGCAAGGCCGAGGGTGGGCTCGCGCCGACGCACGAGGTCGACGTGTCGGGGCACCTCGGCGGCAGCATCCTCGGTTCGGCGCGCTGCAAGGCGTTCTACGGAGCCGAGGGTCGCGCGCGTGCGGCGGAGGCGCTGCGCGAGCTCGATGGGCTCGTGGTGATCGGCGGCAACGGATCGCTCACCGGCGCGCACGCGCTCGCGACCGAGCACGGCGCGAAGGTGATCGGGATCCCGGCGTCGATCGACAACGACATCGGGTGCACTGCGAGCGCGATCGGCGTGGACTCCGCGCTCAACACGATCGTCGACGCGTGCGATCGCATCAGCGACACGGCGCGCGCGCATCGTCGCGCGTTCGTCGTCGAGGTGATGGGCCGGCAGTCGGGCTACCTGTGCATGGCGAGCGCGATCGCGGCGGGCGCGGACGCGGCGCTCTTCCGCGAGGACGGACGCGACGAGGACGCGATCGTCGCGTCGGTCGCCGATCTGATCCGGCGATCGTTCGAGGGGAACCGCGGCAAGCAGCGCGTGCTGGTGATCAAGGCCGAGGGCGTCGAGGTGCCGTGCACGCGCCTGGTGCGCCGGCTGACCGAGACGCTCGAGCCGGAGCTCGGCGAGGTCTCGATCCGCGCGACGGTGCTGGGCCACCTCGTGCGCGGCGGGAACCCGACCTTCCTCGATCGCATGATCGCGAGCCGCTTCGCGCTCGGCGCGATCGACGCGCTGGCGAGCGGCGCGACCGACGAGATGGTGGCGTGGCAGTCGCCGCTGCCGGGCGGGATCGCGACGCCGGATCGCAGCGTGACGCGCTGGCCGCTCGCAGCGGTGCTCGAAGAGACGGAGAAGCTGCTCGACGGGCGCAGCCCGGTGACGCAGCAGCGCGTCGCGATGATGCAGCGGGTGTCCGGCGTGCTGTCGATCTGA